From the Taeniopygia guttata chromosome 20, bTaeGut7.mat, whole genome shotgun sequence genome, one window contains:
- the LOC115497905 gene encoding E3 ubiquitin-protein ligase RNF182-like: MAQPESKLVSPPVAPSSPELECHICYSRFDARARRPKLLRCGHRLCARCLRRIVPPGDTSTPQLRCPFCRQHSPVPGGDVQQLQDDGEALALLTGRERAKKRGPPLSPEVLLCPSVLEPTSSPDCLVVTILEVPEDVAPPESLGRLEVVRLYRPTSLGALPCHGPGQKWRSWGWQAIPRFILGVLCLLYFSSLPFGIYLLLIEHHSLGIILVSLVPSTLLLCIVYSLCQCLCLEVFGFPHS, from the coding sequence ATGGCCCAGCCAGAGAGCAAGCTGGTGTCCCCGCCGGTGGCACCCTCGTCCCCCGAGCTGGAGTGCCACATCTGCTACAGCCGCTTCGACGCCCGTGCCCGCAGGCCCAAGCTGCTCCGCTGTGGCCACCGCCTCTGTGCCCGCTGCCTGCGCAGGATTGTTCCCCCGGGGGACACTTCAACCCCTCAGCTCCGTTGCCCCTTCTgccgccagcacagcccagtgccGGGCGGGGAcgtgcagcagctgcaggatgatggtgaggcactggcactgcTGACAGGCCGAGAACGAGCCAAGAAACGGGGTCCACCCCTGTCTCCTGAGGTACTCCTTTGCCCCAGCGTACTGGAGCCCACATCCAGCCCCGACTGCCTGGTTGTCACCATCCTGGAGGTGCCAGAGGACGTAGCCCCACCAGAGAGCCTGGGCAGGTTGGAGGTGGTGCGGCTGTACCGCCCCACGAGCCtgggtgctctgccctgccacGGCCCTGGGCAGAAGTGGCGCTCCTGGGGGTGGCAAGCCATCCCTCGCTTCATTCTGGGTGTCCTCTGCCTCCTCTACTTCAGCTCCCTGCCCTTCGGCATCTACCTCCTGCTCATCGAGCACCACAGCCTGGGCATCATCCTGGTCAGTCTTGTGCCCTCcaccctccttctctgcattgTCTACAGCCTCTGCCAGTGCCTGTGCCTGGAGGTCTTCGGGTTCCCCCactcctga